From a single Vitis vinifera cultivar Pinot Noir 40024 chromosome 18, ASM3070453v1 genomic region:
- the LOC104882649 gene encoding uncharacterized protein LOC104882649 codes for MSGLDPSIVQHHLPILPHARPVKQKLRRLHPRWSLQVKEEIRKQLSVGFLSMVEYPEWLANVVPCTFGVASRKLLGRIVSERGIEIDPEKIRAILDMPAPRTEKEIRGFLGRLQYISGFIARLTDICEPIFYLLRKNQPTVWSDDCLETALDLGIRQLEIHGDSNLVIQQTQGIWRTRDEKLKPYHAYLDLLIDGFDVLRYIHLPRAENQFADALATLASMIVIPAGVTVRPLLIETRSAPAYYCLIGEIEDQIELPWYHDIYQFLSCGTYPESTSAKDRRALRQLVTRFVICGDALYRRSPDGLLLLCLDRTSTDRVMREVHARVCGPHMGGHMLALWGVDIIGKISPKSSSGHEYILVAIDYFTKWVEAASYAKLTVARVAKFIRSHIICRYGVPQELISDRGVHFRGEVDTLIQEYEKLPFALWAYRTSFRTSTGATPYSLVYGMEVVLPVEIEMRSLRVALEEHVSEAEWAQSRYDQLSLLDEKRLRAADHAQANQTKMTRAFRKRVRPRKFQRGDLVLKVLRGLISDPRGKFRPSWSGPYVIRDLTREGAAWLTDLDGNQFTEPVNVD; via the exons atgtCGGGCCTTGACCCCTCCATAGTGCAGCATCACCTGCCCATTTTACCACATGCTAGGCccgttaagcagaaattgaggagACTACACCCTCGATGGAGTTTGCAGGTTAAGGAAGAAATTCGGAAGCAACTCAGTGTTGGCTTCTTGTCAATGGTTGAGTATCCTGAGTGgctggctaatgtcgtccct tgcacctttggggTGGCTTCTAGAAAATTGTTGGGACGCATTGTTAGTGAGCGAGGTATAGAGATTGATCCAGAGAAAATCAGAGCCATACTTGATATGCCTGCCCcgaggactgagaaagagatcaggGGATTCCTAGGCAGATTGCAGTACATCAGTGGTTTCATTGCTAGACTAACAGACATTTGTGAGCCTATCTTCTACCTTCTGAGGAAGAATCAGCCTACAGTTTGGAGTGATGATT GTTTGGAGACTGCACTTGATCTTGGCATTAGACAGTTGGAGATCCACGGGGATTCCAATTTGGTTATACAGCAAACTCAGGGTATTTGGAGGACTCGGGATGAGAAGCTAAAACCCTACCATGCTTACTTGGACCTGTTGATTGATGGATTTGATGTGTTAAGGTATATACATCTGCCCAGGGCGGAGAATCAGTTTGCCGATGCATTAGCCACCTTGGCTTCTATGATTGTGATCCCCGCAGGGGTGACTGTTAGGCCATTGCTGATTGAAACTAGGTCTGCACCAGCTTACTATTGTCTAATTGGAGAGATAGAGGATCAGATTGAGTTGCCATGGTATCACGATATTTATCAGTTTCTGTCATGTGGCACTTACCCAGAGTCAACCTCggccaaggataggagagcattgagacagttggtcACCAGATTTGTTATTTGCGGGGATGCACTGTATAGGAGATCACCTGATGGCCTGTTATTATTATGTCTAGACCGTACATCTacagatcgagtgatgagagaggttcatgcaagGGTTTGTGGCCCACACATGGGAGGTCATATGCTAGCGC tatggggtgttgatattattgggaagatctcGCCCAAGTCCTCTAGTGGTCATGAGTACATCTTAGTAGCCATTGACTATTTCACTAAGTGGGTGGAAGCCGCTTCCTATGCTAAATTGACAGTGGCCAGGGTGGCCAAATTCATCAGATCGCACATTATCTGCCGATACGGGGTCCCTCAAGAGCTGATTTCTGATAGAGGGGTGCATTTCAGGGGCGAGGTGGACACTTTGATTCAGGAGTATG aaaAGCTTCCtttcgcattgtgggcttatcgtacATCTTTTCGTACCTCTACTGGAGCTACCCCATAttctttggtgtatggtatggaggtaGTGTTacctgttgagattgagatgagatCTTTAAGAGTAGCACTAGAGGAACATGTATCCGAGGCCGAGTGGGCCCAGTCTCGTTACGATCAGCTTAGCCTGTTGGATGAGAAGAGATTGAGGGCAGCAGATCATGCTCAGGCCAATCAGACGAAGATGACCCGTGCATTCAGAAAGAGGGTTAGGCCTAGGAAATTCCAAAGAGGTGACCTAGTCTTGAAAGTCCTTAGGGGATTGATCAGCGACCCTAGAGGCAAGTTTAGACCGAGTTGGAGCGGGCCTTATGTCATCCGAGATCTGACTCGAGAGGGAGCTGCCTGGTTGACAGACCTAGACGGAAATCAGTTCACAGAGCCAGTCAATGTGGATTAG